One Paraburkholderia sp. IMGN_8 DNA window includes the following coding sequences:
- a CDS encoding BON domain-containing protein, with the protein MPELKKLVTILFAMAALAGAATVQAQSDSTASAGAASRKTIRRQNHQLESKVRHALTKTKNLDSSSITILARSGKVTLEGQAPNKDQIELAGKTATSVPGVTSVTNNVEVHEAGN; encoded by the coding sequence ATGCCCGAACTGAAGAAATTGGTTACTATCCTGTTCGCTATGGCTGCTCTCGCTGGAGCAGCGACGGTTCAGGCCCAAAGCGATTCTACTGCGTCCGCTGGTGCGGCAAGTAGGAAGACCATCCGCAGGCAAAACCACCAGCTCGAATCAAAAGTACGGCATGCGTTGACCAAGACCAAGAACCTCGACTCCTCAAGCATCACCATTCTCGCGCGAAGCGGCAAAGTCACGCTCGAGGGTCAAGCACCCAATAAAGATCAGATCGAGCTTGCCGGAAAGACGGCAACAAGCGTCCCCGGCGTGACCAGCGTCACAAATAACGTCGAGGTTCACGAGGCTGGCAACTAG
- a CDS encoding transposase: MVSVKVIDVPLSDEDWQRVSHLLIVDSRRRFGRPARDPRDVLNAILWVTIHKEKWHRLPSNYPPSRTCYIKWLQWRRAGLISKIFEALWIAES; this comes from the coding sequence ATGGTGAGTGTCAAAGTGATAGACGTTCCTCTTTCCGATGAGGATTGGCAGCGAGTTAGCCATCTACTGATCGTAGATTCCAGGCGGCGGTTTGGCCGCCCAGCTCGAGATCCGCGAGACGTATTGAATGCCATCCTTTGGGTCACCATCCACAAGGAGAAGTGGCACAGGTTACCGTCTAACTACCCGCCGTCACGGACGTGCTACATCAAATGGCTTCAATGGCGACGCGCTGGTCTAATTTCCAAAATATTTGAGGCGTTATGGATTGCAGAAAGCTGA
- a CDS encoding nuclear transport factor 2 family protein, whose protein sequence is MADVPDSGKQGFPVTRPTPTGKERRGLLPFVDAYIQATNLGDLDALLETFVDDALVNDQFVDYWGKDAIANWAARDIIGERLTLEVVKVVEHYGHSILTAHIDGIFDKRGLPNPLVLTFYFSFCGNKIVQLIILRNQSGI, encoded by the coding sequence ATGGCTGACGTACCTGATTCGGGCAAGCAAGGATTTCCTGTTACGCGGCCGACTCCTACCGGAAAGGAGCGCAGAGGACTATTGCCATTCGTTGACGCTTACATACAAGCCACAAACCTTGGCGACCTCGACGCGTTGCTGGAAACATTCGTCGATGACGCCCTCGTCAATGATCAGTTTGTCGACTATTGGGGTAAAGACGCCATCGCCAATTGGGCGGCTCGCGACATTATCGGCGAGCGGCTGACGCTCGAGGTCGTCAAGGTGGTCGAGCACTACGGACATTCAATCCTAACTGCCCATATTGACGGAATATTTGACAAGCGTGGTCTCCCGAACCCTCTCGTCCTTACTTTCTATTTCTCGTTCTGCGGAAATAAGATTGTTCAACTCATCATTCTCCGAAACCAATCTGGCATCTAA
- a CDS encoding winged helix-turn-helix domain-containing protein — protein MDVISFGPYRLLAAERLLLRGEEAVDIGSRALDVLIALAEADGEVVDQRELMARAWPNVVVGKGSLRVAIAELRNALGDGTNGIRYIANVTGRGYFFVERVVRSAAQPSESLLHPFDAAQVSKHKLPARLARMLGREDTVTVLTTLLTSQRFVSVVGAGGIGKTVVAVAIAHALLSDFGEAVYFIDLGAVIDPPLVPNAVATVLGIFTHGTDPLSSLTAFLAGRRILLVLDNCEHVIDAAAMLAERLYYDAPQVHILTTSREALRVEGEHVHLLMPLEYPVIGNALNAAKALSFPAVQLFMERAFASGYTPDLTDADAPTVAAICNRLDGISLAIELAGSRVGAYGLQGTAYLLNNRFKLLWQGRRSALPRHQTLYAMLDWSFNLLSDRDRRVLVRLSVFVGVFTLEAAQAVAIDDQTDMTKVAEAISSLIDKSLIWVAPINGIAYHRLLDSTVAFAAEKLELSTDATDVARRHALYYAKWRPRNPVGCIAAPNEHAATIGHHMGNIRAALEWCFTVAGETVIGVQLAAASAPLFLELSLLVECHRWCEQALASWPEGYADRTAQLALQEAMAASAMFIGGTDEDFGRQLKTG, from the coding sequence ATGGATGTGATCTCATTCGGACCATACCGGCTCCTTGCGGCTGAGCGCCTTCTACTTAGAGGCGAAGAGGCGGTCGACATCGGTTCTCGAGCGCTTGATGTCCTTATCGCCCTTGCAGAGGCCGACGGTGAGGTCGTAGACCAACGTGAATTGATGGCCCGTGCTTGGCCCAATGTCGTGGTGGGGAAAGGCAGCCTCAGGGTGGCGATCGCGGAACTGCGAAATGCCCTCGGAGACGGCACGAATGGGATCAGATATATCGCGAACGTGACGGGACGAGGATATTTTTTTGTCGAACGCGTTGTTCGCTCTGCTGCGCAGCCCTCGGAGTCGCTTTTGCATCCATTTGACGCGGCCCAAGTTTCAAAACATAAGCTTCCAGCGCGATTGGCCCGAATGCTCGGTCGCGAAGACACAGTCACAGTTCTGACGACGCTGCTTACTTCTCAACGCTTTGTCAGCGTGGTTGGGGCCGGCGGCATCGGTAAGACAGTTGTCGCGGTCGCCATCGCCCACGCCTTGCTCAGCGATTTCGGGGAAGCTGTTTATTTCATAGATCTCGGTGCGGTGATCGACCCGCCCCTTGTCCCAAACGCAGTAGCTACCGTGCTCGGTATTTTTACACACGGAACAGATCCTCTTTCCAGTCTTACGGCATTTCTGGCGGGCCGTCGGATTCTGCTGGTCCTTGACAACTGCGAGCACGTCATCGACGCCGCCGCTATGTTGGCGGAACGACTCTATTACGATGCGCCGCAGGTGCATATCCTCACGACAAGCCGTGAAGCACTGCGAGTAGAGGGCGAGCACGTCCACCTTTTAATGCCGTTGGAGTATCCGGTGATCGGGAACGCTTTGAATGCGGCCAAGGCCCTCTCCTTTCCTGCGGTTCAACTGTTCATGGAGCGCGCGTTCGCCAGCGGTTATACGCCAGACCTGACCGATGCCGATGCGCCTACTGTCGCAGCGATCTGCAACCGACTAGATGGCATCTCGCTGGCGATCGAACTGGCCGGTAGCCGTGTAGGCGCGTACGGGCTCCAGGGAACCGCCTATCTGCTGAACAATCGATTCAAGCTCCTCTGGCAGGGACGCCGCAGTGCGCTCCCGCGTCACCAAACCCTATATGCGATGCTGGACTGGAGCTTCAATCTTTTGTCCGATCGGGACCGACGCGTGCTCGTACGCCTTTCTGTCTTCGTTGGTGTGTTCACGCTCGAAGCCGCTCAGGCCGTAGCTATTGACGACCAGACTGACATGACGAAGGTCGCCGAGGCGATTTCCAGCTTAATTGACAAATCCCTCATCTGGGTAGCCCCCATCAACGGGATCGCATACCATCGGTTGCTCGACTCCACAGTGGCCTTTGCGGCCGAAAAGCTCGAACTATCTACCGATGCCACGGATGTCGCCAGACGACACGCCCTCTACTATGCGAAGTGGCGTCCGAGAAATCCCGTCGGATGCATTGCAGCCCCGAACGAGCACGCGGCGACCATCGGACATCACATGGGCAATATTCGTGCAGCGTTGGAGTGGTGCTTTACTGTCGCTGGCGAAACTGTGATCGGTGTGCAACTCGCCGCGGCATCGGCGCCGCTGTTCCTTGAGCTGTCGTTGCTCGTCGAATGCCATCGTTGGTGCGAGCAGGCCCTAGCTTCCTGGCCAGAAGGCTACGCGGACAGGACAGCCCAACTGGCACTTCAGGAAGCCATGGCTGCTTCGGCTATGTTTATCGGCGGGACCGACGAGGACTTCGGAAGGCAATTGAAGACAGGCTGA
- a CDS encoding AraC family transcriptional regulator, whose translation MSQYITSLSGDQRIDPVHKNRWTSTLLHRYGMRSNLHDSRSADCQVRDWQLGELLILDVNMAHQLVSPVLKEDACWNGDHLFLKVVTRGSILIEQNGSSRTFGQRAVLAVDPLHGYSEIFGEQSSFTVLRIPKVALRDRGMPHTFRDVHVGDASSPDVRAVCDFILLLARQHGAISNDLGIRMTDQCLDVLDVVFAEEAKSGRRRSNAITLVLRAKQVIGRLARNPDLDVSWMARELNVSPNYLTRVFRTSGQTPMRYLMSLRLDRASKLLAEGNLRVKEIAFSCGFVSSSHFCSVFRREFGMSPLEFASTKRSESSSDGTARSIT comes from the coding sequence GTGTCCCAATATATTACGAGCTTAAGCGGCGACCAAAGAATCGACCCCGTTCACAAAAATAGGTGGACGTCCACTCTTTTACATCGCTACGGAATGAGGAGCAATCTGCACGACTCTCGTTCAGCGGATTGCCAGGTCCGGGATTGGCAGCTAGGAGAGCTTTTAATTCTTGACGTCAATATGGCGCATCAGCTTGTGTCGCCAGTTCTAAAGGAGGACGCCTGCTGGAATGGTGATCATCTGTTTCTGAAGGTGGTTACGCGCGGCTCCATATTGATCGAGCAGAACGGAAGCTCGCGAACCTTCGGCCAGCGCGCTGTGCTCGCGGTCGACCCGTTACACGGCTACAGTGAGATTTTTGGTGAACAGTCATCGTTCACGGTACTGCGAATTCCGAAAGTGGCTTTGCGTGATCGCGGAATGCCCCATACTTTTCGTGATGTACATGTGGGCGATGCGAGCTCGCCGGACGTCCGGGCCGTTTGCGACTTCATACTGTTGCTTGCGCGGCAACACGGGGCAATTAGCAACGACCTGGGAATACGCATGACGGATCAGTGTCTCGATGTCTTGGACGTTGTGTTCGCAGAGGAAGCGAAATCTGGGCGTAGACGTAGCAACGCAATAACTTTGGTGTTGCGCGCGAAACAAGTAATCGGACGCCTTGCTCGAAACCCTGATTTGGACGTGTCTTGGATGGCAAGGGAATTGAACGTATCACCGAACTACCTTACTCGCGTGTTCAGGACGTCAGGTCAAACGCCGATGCGTTATTTAATGTCGTTGCGCCTTGATCGTGCGTCTAAGTTACTCGCCGAAGGAAATCTTCGTGTGAAGGAAATCGCATTTAGTTGTGGGTTTGTCAGCAGTTCCCATTTCTGTAGTGTTTTTAGACGGGAGTTTGGGATGTCACCTCTGGAGTTTGCGTCAACAAAACGGTCTGAATCCTCTTCTGACGGGACGGCGCGTTCGATAACCTGA
- a CDS encoding FdhF/YdeP family oxidoreductase: MTTRREVPGIRPYDGPAGGWGALRATAQAVRLQMESIKAPIALLRTNQPDGFDCPGCAWPDKEHKSTFQFCENGAKAVTWEATTKRVTPEFFANNTVSSLLQRSDFELEDLGRLTHPLVYDSATDKFVAVEWENAFARIGEVLRGLSSPDEAEFYTSGRASNEAAYLFQLFAREYGTNNFPDCSNMCHEATSVGLPQSIGIGKGTVSLDDFDKTELILSIGHNPGTNHPRMMGTLHECSRRNVPIIVFNPLRERALERFADPQSVFEMATFASTRIASTYFQLSAGGDAAVLKGVMKALLAMDAEQGNTVLDHEFIATHTQGFEALAADLEATSWDDIEKAGGLSREELEDVAIAYAKSNATIVTYGMGVTQCVRGTASVRLIADLLLLRGNIGKPGAGICPLRGHSNVQGNRTVGITEKPSGAFLKQIEDVFGFKPPEAHGHDAVRAMQAMIDGSAKALICLGGNFAAALPDSGQSFPAMGKLDLSVHLGTKLNRSHLLVAKETYVLPVVGRTELDIQATGRQSITVEDSMSMVHASSGKLTPASEHLLSEPAIIAGIARATLPNSKVAWSDLVADYDRIRDLIEQTVPGFDAFNERIRVPGGFRMPLPPTERVWPTPSGKAMFSIYEGVKEDAAVYGAENVLRLITMRSHDQYNTTIYGLDDRYRGVFGRRDVLFMNEDDLAEQGLEHGDLVDIETVTSSGRQLRLKNITAIAYSIAKGSVGAYYPEANVLVPLDYIDKDSGTPSYKSIPVHVLRSAGT; the protein is encoded by the coding sequence ATGACTACGCGACGGGAAGTTCCAGGAATTCGACCGTATGACGGACCCGCTGGAGGGTGGGGGGCGCTCCGTGCTACAGCGCAAGCTGTGCGACTGCAAATGGAAAGCATAAAGGCGCCTATTGCGTTGCTACGAACGAATCAGCCCGACGGTTTCGATTGTCCAGGTTGTGCGTGGCCGGACAAGGAGCACAAGTCGACGTTCCAGTTCTGCGAAAACGGCGCCAAAGCGGTCACGTGGGAAGCGACGACCAAGCGGGTGACGCCGGAGTTTTTCGCAAACAACACGGTGTCATCGCTGCTGCAACGCTCGGATTTCGAACTGGAGGACCTCGGCCGGTTAACGCATCCTCTCGTTTACGACAGCGCTACCGACAAGTTCGTGGCTGTTGAGTGGGAGAACGCATTCGCTCGCATCGGTGAAGTGCTGCGAGGGTTGTCCTCTCCCGACGAGGCCGAGTTCTATACGTCAGGCAGGGCGTCGAACGAGGCTGCGTACCTCTTTCAATTGTTCGCGCGAGAGTACGGGACCAACAATTTCCCCGATTGCTCGAACATGTGCCACGAGGCGACCAGCGTTGGCTTGCCCCAGTCGATCGGGATCGGCAAAGGCACGGTATCGCTGGATGATTTCGACAAGACTGAACTGATCCTCTCGATCGGCCACAATCCCGGCACGAATCATCCCCGCATGATGGGGACGCTCCACGAATGCTCGCGGCGCAACGTCCCGATCATTGTGTTCAATCCGCTTCGCGAGCGCGCGCTGGAACGCTTCGCCGATCCGCAGAGCGTTTTCGAAATGGCGACCTTCGCGTCGACCCGAATCGCGTCGACCTATTTTCAGCTCAGCGCCGGAGGAGATGCGGCCGTCCTCAAGGGAGTTATGAAAGCGCTCCTGGCGATGGACGCAGAGCAAGGCAACACCGTCCTGGACCATGAGTTTATCGCCACGCATACCCAGGGTTTTGAAGCGTTAGCCGCCGATCTGGAAGCGACGTCTTGGGACGATATCGAAAAGGCAGGAGGGCTCAGCCGCGAAGAGCTGGAGGACGTTGCCATTGCCTACGCGAAATCGAACGCGACGATTGTCACCTATGGAATGGGTGTAACCCAGTGTGTTCGAGGGACCGCCAGTGTCCGTCTGATTGCGGATCTGTTGTTATTGCGCGGCAATATCGGCAAACCCGGCGCAGGCATCTGTCCTTTGCGTGGGCATTCGAACGTGCAGGGGAACCGGACGGTCGGCATCACTGAAAAGCCGTCCGGCGCCTTCCTCAAGCAAATCGAAGACGTGTTCGGGTTCAAGCCGCCCGAGGCGCACGGGCACGACGCGGTCAGAGCAATGCAGGCAATGATCGACGGCTCGGCCAAGGCCCTGATTTGTTTGGGCGGAAACTTCGCTGCTGCGTTACCCGATTCAGGGCAGTCCTTTCCCGCGATGGGCAAGCTCGATCTGAGCGTCCATCTCGGCACCAAGCTCAATCGTTCGCACCTGCTGGTGGCAAAAGAAACGTACGTGCTGCCTGTTGTGGGCCGCACGGAACTGGATATCCAGGCGACCGGCCGGCAATCCATTACGGTCGAGGATTCCATGTCGATGGTCCACGCTTCTTCGGGCAAGCTGACACCCGCGTCCGAACACCTGCTATCCGAGCCGGCGATCATCGCCGGTATTGCGAGAGCAACGTTGCCGAACAGCAAGGTGGCATGGTCGGACCTGGTTGCCGACTACGACAGGATTCGGGACTTGATCGAACAAACCGTGCCGGGATTCGACGCCTTCAATGAACGGATCAGGGTACCGGGAGGATTCCGTATGCCGCTTCCCCCGACTGAACGTGTGTGGCCCACACCGTCAGGAAAAGCGATGTTTTCAATATACGAGGGGGTAAAGGAAGACGCAGCCGTCTACGGTGCTGAAAACGTGCTCCGCCTCATTACGATGCGCAGTCACGACCAGTACAACACCACCATCTATGGTTTGGACGATCGTTACCGAGGTGTGTTCGGCCGGCGCGATGTGCTGTTTATGAACGAAGACGATCTTGCCGAGCAGGGACTTGAACACGGTGATCTGGTCGACATCGAGACGGTTACGTCGTCGGGCAGACAGCTTCGCTTGAAGAACATCACTGCGATCGCGTACAGCATCGCGAAGGGCTCGGTCGGGGCCTATTACCCAGAAGCCAACGTGCTGGTACCACTCGACTACATTGACAAGGATAGCGGCACGCCTTCGTACAAGTCTATCCCGGTGCATGTTCTGCGCTCAGCCGGAACTTGA
- a CDS encoding cytochrome ubiquinol oxidase subunit I, translated as MEIFDAFHLARMQFAFTVSFHIIFPAISIGLASFLAVLEWRWLLTGDTAYKDMFLFWSKIFAVGFGMGVVSGVVMAYEFGTNWSGFSSVAGNITGPLLTYEVLTAFFLEAGFLGVMLFGWQRVSPRAHFFATLMVAVGTLISTFWILASNSFMQTPQGFAVENGRIVPVDWMKIIFNPSFPYRLAHMTIAAFIVAGFIVAACGAWHLLKGRRDKPVKRSFSMALWILLFLAPIQIVVGDAHGLNTREYQPAKIAAIEGLWETEHGGTALNLVGLPDMDAEVTRYAIQIPHLGSLILTHSWNGEIRGLKEFPPQDRPYSPIIFWTFRIMAGLGMLMLLTALLGLLLRVRGHLYETRWYQRFVLCMGPSGIVALLAGWITTEVGRQPWTVYGVLHTADSLSPISSQQAGVSLLIFVLVYFLVFGTGVYYMMKMMRRGPEEHIEHRESRKHPVLRNRPLHALEGE; from the coding sequence ATGGAAATCTTCGATGCATTCCACCTTGCCAGGATGCAGTTTGCGTTCACGGTCTCGTTTCATATCATTTTTCCCGCGATCAGCATTGGTTTGGCGAGTTTCCTCGCCGTCCTGGAATGGCGCTGGTTGCTGACCGGCGACACAGCTTACAAGGACATGTTTCTCTTCTGGTCGAAGATCTTCGCGGTCGGCTTCGGGATGGGCGTCGTCTCCGGTGTGGTGATGGCCTATGAGTTCGGCACTAACTGGAGCGGATTTTCGAGCGTGGCTGGCAACATCACGGGGCCTTTGCTGACCTATGAAGTGCTGACGGCGTTCTTTCTCGAGGCCGGCTTTCTCGGCGTCATGCTGTTCGGGTGGCAACGCGTCAGTCCACGCGCACACTTCTTCGCCACGCTCATGGTTGCGGTGGGTACGCTTATTTCGACTTTCTGGATTCTCGCGTCGAATAGCTTCATGCAGACGCCCCAAGGATTCGCCGTCGAGAATGGCCGTATCGTGCCTGTCGACTGGATGAAAATCATCTTCAATCCGTCGTTCCCATATCGCCTCGCGCATATGACCATCGCCGCGTTCATCGTCGCGGGGTTCATCGTTGCCGCTTGCGGCGCATGGCATCTGTTGAAAGGCCGGCGCGACAAACCGGTCAAGCGTAGCTTCTCAATGGCGCTGTGGATCCTGCTTTTCCTGGCGCCGATACAGATCGTCGTTGGCGATGCGCACGGCCTGAACACCCGTGAATATCAGCCAGCCAAGATCGCTGCAATCGAAGGGCTGTGGGAAACCGAGCACGGTGGCACCGCCCTCAATCTGGTCGGCCTGCCCGACATGGACGCGGAGGTGACGCGATATGCGATCCAGATACCACACTTGGGCAGCCTTATCCTGACGCATAGCTGGAACGGAGAAATCCGCGGCCTGAAGGAGTTTCCGCCGCAGGACCGCCCGTACTCGCCGATCATATTCTGGACCTTCCGGATCATGGCAGGTCTCGGCATGCTGATGCTGTTGACTGCGCTGCTTGGCCTGCTGCTCAGAGTGCGCGGTCATCTCTACGAGACTCGGTGGTATCAGCGTTTCGTGCTGTGCATGGGGCCTTCTGGAATTGTGGCGCTGTTGGCTGGGTGGATAACGACGGAGGTCGGCCGCCAACCCTGGACGGTCTACGGCGTCCTGCATACCGCCGACTCGCTGTCGCCGATCAGTTCGCAGCAAGCAGGCGTTTCATTGCTGATCTTTGTGCTGGTGTATTTCCTGGTGTTCGGTACGGGCGTCTATTACATGATGAAGATGATGAGACGCGGACCGGAAGAGCACATAGAGCACCGCGAGTCCCGCAAGCATCCTGTCTTGCGCAATCGTCCACTCCACGCACTGGAAGGAGAGTAA
- the cydB gene encoding cytochrome d ubiquinol oxidase subunit II, giving the protein MQIDLPVAWAAIIGLGVFIYVMLDGFDLGIGLLFPFFEAKGDRQVMLNTIAPVWDGNETFLVLGGAGLYGAFPVVYSTLLPANYLPLILMVVGLIFRGAAFELRAKATRTQHAWDMAFIGGSALAALCQGIVLGSLLQGIKIVDGRFAGGPFDWLSPFSLFCGIGVLITYATLGCGWLILKTDGELQRKMREVMRPLVIILLGVVAAVSLWTVIGLPAVAFRWFGSGNLGWFLPVPILVIACVWGVFRSLRLKHEAIPFLLTLALCFLGYSGLLISIWPNIVPPSLTIWEASSSHSSQLFALVGTVIVLPIILVYNGMQYRVFRGKVREGDVGYH; this is encoded by the coding sequence ATGCAAATCGATCTTCCTGTCGCGTGGGCGGCAATTATCGGACTCGGGGTTTTCATCTACGTGATGCTGGACGGCTTCGATCTGGGCATCGGTCTGCTGTTTCCGTTCTTCGAGGCGAAGGGTGACCGGCAAGTGATGCTCAACACCATCGCGCCGGTCTGGGACGGTAACGAGACGTTCCTCGTGCTCGGCGGCGCGGGGCTCTACGGGGCGTTCCCAGTGGTCTATTCGACGCTCCTGCCTGCGAACTATTTGCCGCTCATCCTGATGGTCGTGGGCCTGATTTTCCGCGGCGCGGCGTTCGAGTTGCGTGCCAAGGCCACCCGGACCCAGCATGCCTGGGATATGGCTTTCATTGGCGGGTCCGCGCTTGCGGCGCTGTGTCAGGGCATTGTGCTGGGATCGCTGCTGCAAGGCATCAAGATCGTCGATGGCCGTTTCGCCGGTGGTCCGTTCGATTGGCTCTCACCGTTCAGCCTGTTCTGCGGGATCGGCGTGCTCATCACGTACGCGACGCTCGGCTGCGGCTGGCTCATCCTGAAGACCGATGGTGAACTGCAGCGCAAGATGCGCGAGGTGATGCGGCCGCTCGTGATCATCCTGCTTGGGGTGGTGGCCGCCGTGAGTCTCTGGACCGTGATCGGCTTGCCGGCGGTAGCGTTTCGCTGGTTCGGGAGCGGCAATCTCGGCTGGTTCCTGCCGGTGCCGATTCTTGTCATCGCCTGTGTATGGGGCGTGTTCCGGTCGCTGCGGCTGAAGCACGAAGCTATCCCGTTCCTTCTCACGCTCGCGCTGTGCTTTCTCGGCTACAGTGGCTTGCTCATCAGCATCTGGCCGAACATCGTGCCGCCGTCCCTGACGATCTGGGAGGCCTCGTCGAGTCACTCGAGTCAGTTGTTCGCGCTGGTCGGCACCGTGATTGTGCTTCCGATCATCCTCGTCTACAACGGCATGCAGTACCGCGTATTCCGGGGCAAGGTGCGGGAAGGGGACGTCGGCTACCACTGA
- a CDS encoding bestrophin family protein, translating into MIVRPGENWFRLLFVWNGSVLQSIIPQLVFMAIVSSVAVLTQGRIFGEKIPLNTAPFTLFGLALAIFLAFRNNASYERFNEARHLWGNILISARALTSQMLCYVPRGDHNVQVAHTLIACVYALKHQLRGTDPTPDLLHFLGRTRTEALQHTCYKPTALLNDVRRDFADLQVRGLMSDTTLWMADVQINELGRTVGGCERIASTPIPFAYSVLLHRTVYAYCVLLPFGLVDSTEFFTPLLCVFISYTLIALEAIASEVAEPFTTAPNALALDAMTRNIERSILELCGNELPAEVKPVSPYQLT; encoded by the coding sequence ATGATAGTAAGACCAGGGGAAAACTGGTTCCGATTGCTGTTTGTCTGGAACGGTTCCGTGTTGCAGTCGATTATTCCGCAGCTGGTCTTCATGGCGATTGTTAGCAGTGTTGCTGTCCTGACGCAAGGTCGCATTTTCGGCGAGAAGATTCCACTGAATACCGCGCCGTTCACCTTATTCGGCCTCGCGCTCGCGATCTTCCTTGCGTTCCGCAATAACGCAAGTTACGAGCGGTTCAATGAGGCGCGCCATCTCTGGGGCAACATCCTGATCTCGGCGCGCGCGCTGACGTCGCAAATGCTGTGTTACGTCCCACGCGGCGATCACAACGTTCAAGTGGCCCATACACTGATTGCGTGTGTGTACGCGCTGAAGCACCAGTTGCGCGGGACCGACCCGACGCCTGATCTCCTGCACTTTCTCGGACGCACGCGAACCGAGGCCTTGCAGCACACCTGCTACAAACCGACGGCGCTGCTCAATGACGTTCGTCGTGACTTCGCCGATCTGCAAGTTCGGGGCTTGATGTCGGATACGACCCTCTGGATGGCCGATGTGCAAATCAACGAGTTGGGAAGGACGGTAGGAGGATGTGAGCGGATCGCATCCACGCCTATCCCCTTTGCCTACAGTGTGTTGCTGCATCGCACTGTTTACGCCTATTGCGTTTTGCTGCCGTTCGGTCTCGTCGATTCGACAGAGTTCTTCACTCCTCTTCTTTGCGTGTTCATTTCTTATACGCTCATTGCGCTGGAGGCGATTGCCAGTGAAGTCGCCGAGCCGTTCACTACCGCGCCGAATGCGCTGGCGCTCGACGCCATGACCCGCAACATCGAACGATCGATTCTCGAACTGTGTGGAAATGAACTGCCCGCCGAGGTCAAGCCGGTGAGCCCTTATCAACTGACGTAA
- the moaA gene encoding GTP 3',8-cyclase MoaA, with the protein MRHRLSAGGTASTLDKLNRPLRDLRLSVIDRCNFRCTYCMPRGTFGADYAFLPSSERLSFTQIVKLAEAFASLGVEKIRITGGEPLLRRGLESLIEQLAKLTTEGGKPMELALTTNGSLLAAKARSLRDAGLGRVTVSLDALDAAVFRRISDVDMHVSQILDGIEAARAVGLGPIKVNAVIERGVNEDQILPLVRLFRNTGVAVRFIEYMDVGGAGEWSNKKVVTARETRHIVESEYPLIPIVVHEQRGTAVNYRHADGSGEVGFIASVSQPFCGSCSRARVSADGKFYSCLFATHGTDLGPWLTDTASVEQLATAIRSRWIDRDDHYSELRSTQHRSGSGKVYPTVRMSLVGG; encoded by the coding sequence TTGCGCCATCGCTTATCCGCCGGCGGCACCGCGTCCACGCTTGACAAGCTCAATCGTCCACTGCGGGATTTACGTTTGTCCGTTATCGATCGATGCAACTTCCGGTGTACGTATTGCATGCCGCGGGGCACCTTCGGCGCAGACTATGCGTTCCTGCCGTCTTCGGAGCGCCTATCGTTTACGCAGATCGTCAAGCTCGCGGAAGCATTCGCTTCGCTCGGAGTTGAGAAAATACGCATCACCGGTGGCGAGCCGCTCTTGCGGCGGGGGCTCGAATCCCTTATCGAACAGCTCGCGAAACTGACGACTGAGGGCGGCAAACCGATGGAACTTGCGCTCACGACCAACGGCTCTCTGCTCGCCGCGAAGGCGCGGTCACTGCGCGACGCCGGCCTCGGCCGCGTGACAGTGAGCCTCGATGCTTTGGACGCCGCTGTGTTCCGTCGGATAAGTGACGTCGACATGCACGTGTCCCAGATACTGGACGGGATCGAGGCGGCGCGTGCGGTGGGACTTGGACCGATCAAGGTCAACGCGGTGATCGAGCGAGGCGTCAATGAGGACCAGATCTTGCCGCTCGTTCGGTTGTTCAGGAACACCGGCGTAGCCGTCCGTTTTATCGAATACATGGACGTCGGCGGCGCTGGTGAATGGTCGAACAAGAAGGTGGTCACGGCTCGCGAGACGCGGCACATCGTCGAGTCGGAGTACCCTTTGATCCCCATTGTCGTTCACGAACAAAGGGGTACCGCTGTTAACTATCGCCATGCCGACGGCTCAGGCGAAGTCGGATTCATTGCTAGCGTATCGCAACCCTTTTGTGGTTCGTGTTCGCGCGCCCGCGTCTCGGCCGACGGCAAATTTTATTCATGCCTTTTTGCCACGCATGGTACGGACTTGGGGCCCTGGCTCACCGACACAGCCTCAGTTGAGCAGCTGGCAACGGCCATTCGCAGCCGGTGGATCGATCGCGACGACCACTACTCCGAGCTTCGCTCAACGCAACACAGGTCGGGATCGGGAAAAGTCTACCCCACAGTTCGCATGTCGCTTGTCGGCGGCTGA